tgtgcgtaaaatacacacatctaaatggggtttttaagattgattttatggatatttggatatgaattggtcccaacactcaccctatgcgtctgtttgtgtgcattagatccaaaagaagtcaaaggatgataaagggaagaattagagcataattggacgccaaagctgccgaaacaagctaagtacgagtatgaggaagctgaatatggccgtgttgatttcaacactggccgtgttcccaacacggtcactgatgggtgctactcgtgttagctacaatctaaggcagtgtacctatcgatgcagtctagcactaatggcgagtatcaaggtcgtattcctcgggaaagcgaaagcccagagttacttctttgttctttgttatattaacctaaaatggatgatgaataaattctaaactaactattaactacgagctaagttctaagggagatgcaggagtaattgataagtgaaataatcaagacaagaagacaaacccaaagggaatctaaactagttggcatccgaacaaaagataaaggatcggtgagtctaattatgctacccgtggatgaattcttaaccgaattcggtttctctctcgagataaccgaattcctaaacctaataacctaaagttggaatctcttcctaacgattgattcttaaattagcattaagctttaatccgcctctattaagctttgttaattcttaatccggctagttaattatccttatctctaagcaattattaaccagttcttgttattcaaagttccaattgccaaacggatttctcaatctcataaagcaatctaaacatcacaattcacaacgtctcatgaataatgcataatcttattaatactgaaaacaagaagaatacaaagccaactcaaacaatccaacaatataacatagtaaagaaatcccaatggattaaatcagtctagctaaacatgttcatatttaaaacaatctaggaaatcaattacaatgaaagaataatgaaaataaaacatgtacacccttttctatcgaattggatgaacagctccaaatctggatctacactttgattaatctcccaaactgcctcttgaattgctccactactgttttgcactcggaatcttacgattccgagattcttactcactgcaactctctctcgcactcagtattgtgcagaaaccgaaccagccactagggctcaatgtcactctttctCCTTCCCcctttttcttaagaaaaactcattttttcttatatatttaactcagcacggccggagtctaTGCCttgctgaaactgtggatctcaccaagtagggtttcaccacggccgtgtttctccccgtgttggctaccacgggccgtgctgaaggccgtggtggatacagaaaccgtgcccaaactattgttttgaagaccaagttttgatggttggtcacggccagagtcaaggccgtgacggccttgactcaggccgtgctcaatgtgtgcaacgcgggctcttgtccgatcttgatgaattctcgtccgtttccgcacgtattgatctataattgcttaaacaccgatgatggtcctataaatgttcctgaaatgcaaaagaacataaaacatgggtgatctgggaataaaagcataataattgctaagaacatacgcaaaaatatgcaagcaaatatgtgtaaaactatgctcatcagtcaccaacacggctgtgttgggtacatcaaacatcaaagaaaagaaagttcttagggagcacggccacagagagtaacatgggcataaacaccagaccgtgttgggaacatggtcataaacacggccgtgttggcggcgacagagaggattaattaaaagaaaaaagagagaaaaaaagaagaaaagcgggagagaacgtcccaaaccctaatatttctctctctaagggttttctgagccagaaccaagggaaaaggagacttgaatcaaggtttcaatcggatttccttcaaagattgaagattgggcgaggttcgttgattgattttcaaatcgagcaagaggaacaagaattgattcaatttgagcaagaggaattggggctgtttactctcatccaagggtgtaatcgggtttctctacctttactcattattgtaattgaattcttgtggattttgataatgaacataattagctagattgattaaatccattgggatttctttactatgttggcttagtattatattgttagattgtttggattagttttttattcttcttgctttcaatattaataagataatgcattattcatgagacgttgtgaattgtgcgtttagattgctttgtgtgattgagaagtccatttggcaattagaattttgaatagcaagaactggttaataatcgcttagagataaggataattaactagccggattaagaattaacaaagcttaatagatgcggattaaagcttaatgctaatttaagaatcaatcggtaggaagagattccaactttaggttattagatttaggaattcggttatctcgagagagaaaacgaattcggttaagaattcgtccacgggtagcataattagactcacaaatcctttatcttttatttaattgccaactagtttaggttccctttgggtttgctctcttgccttggttattttagttatcaattactcttgcatctcccttagaacttagcttgtagctattagttagtttagaaattattcatcattcattttaggttaatataacaaagaacaaaggagtaactctgggctttcactttcccgaggaatacaaccttgatactcgctattagtgctagactgcatcgataggtacactgccttagattgtagctaacacaagtagcacacatcactTACTCTAAGTGAAAGTTTGGGAAAGGGAAAAGATAAGGTGCAAGCAACAATTCATAAGGCTAAAGGGAAAGGAAAGGTTGAGACTGCAACCTCAAACAAGAAGAAGCCTTGGACGCCTGCAAGTCTTGGAGATAAGAGCAAGCCTTAGCTTGGTCTTATCATTGTTTATGTGTGTAAAACTATactttatgtatttaatacTCTGGAAGTTTTACTTACATGGTTGTTGGTGTGACTTGTTTTATTGCTTTTAGGACCAAAGGTGCTTTTGTGGTCCTCTAGGACAAATTTTCACATGGTTGTTTATTGTGCTCAGTGTAAATACTGTATTTTGAACAAGACCacaaaatcatttatttatattgttatatttttgtgTTCCACACTTAATACAAATTACTATTTTGTAGTTACTTAAAGTCCAATAGTTAACAGTTTTACAACACCACTAAATTGTGTCTTTGAAGAAATAATAGacatataaatagaaatagcAGTTTCTTTCATTGATTTAATAAGAAATACATCATTGTAGTTCTACTACACTAGAACTGTCAAAGAGTAGTTATCACCACCTAACCAACAAAAGGtcctacaaaataaaataccaACACCAACACTAACAATTCAAGTCATATACACAAATGgcttacaaaataaaataccaGCTACAACAAACAATCCAATCTTGTAAAAATTCCTCCTGCCTTTAACTTTTGCTAACTCCTCTGTCGTTATCTTCAACTTGGCTTTCAGTATAATACTTTCCTTCTTCAGCTCCTTTGATTGAACCCTACCAACTTTAACTCTAGAACAAACAATCCAAGTTTCTCTAAGCTTGAATTCAGTCGCCTCAACTCTGTCAACAACATTACAATCCTCTCATTCTCCTACTCATCATGCTATATGAAAAAAATCACAACTTGAAGCCTACAACCACAATACCAAAGATTCATCAAACATACAAAACAGAAGAAAACACAAAACAGAAGAACATCCTTTGCAAGTTaccaaaaatcaaacaaaaccaTCAACATGTAACATACAGAATAGAAGAACAAAGTGCAAGTTACCAATACTTTAACAGAAGCTAAACTGTTATAGAAAAAGGGTTTCAAAATACTAAACACCAAAAGAAAACACAGAACAGAAGAATATCATTTGGAAGTTACCAAAAACCAAACAAAACCATCAACATGCAACATATAAAACAGAAGAACAAAATGCAAGTTACCAATACTTTACTTTAACCGAAGCTAAACTGCTATATAAAATGCAAGCTATATGACTTACAGTACATAGATTGCTTTTCGCTTTCTTCCTTTTACCTCCATTTAAGAGACATGGTATGATACCTTGTCAACAATGTGCAATTCAAATCACAAGTAACGATCGATAATAAGTAAGTTCAAGGacatatattcaatttatcaAAGAAAAGATGAGGTGAGAAGGAGAGATTGAGGGTAACAGTTGTGCAACGCTGCTTTAGCTTCAATAGGAAAGTTCGATTTGGGAAAATTAGGATTTAATTTGGAGGAAGTAAGGGAATGAGACCCACTGGCTTAGTAAGCTGTTTTAATTGACGTGGTACACGCTAAGGGGAGAATCAAATGTAATATACCTTCTCAGATTGCCACGTCAGCATCCTTTGCCGAAAATTGGATATATGACctaaattgatatactttcttgtagtttttgtaccattttgattcaaattaaagtcttGGTATCAATTTGATGTATTGTCCAAAAATTTGGTACTAACTGAGCAATTTATCCTGTATAACCACAATTCACCTAGTACAAGCGCTATTAGTGTGTAGCGATTGCAACAAGGCCCTGACAGTATAATTAAAGCATTAGCAAGGgctagaaaaaaaatatttggccaaaatcttaaaataacaTCTCTTTAATGGTTTGGAGCTATAAATACCTCttcaatatatttatgattgatCAAAACCTCATTCTAAGCCAAGTTATTGCACTTCAATTTTTCACCTTCGTGTTGTAAACATTGTGTGATTCTTCTTAGCTATAAAACATAAGTTTGTAAGGTTAGGTGTGAGCTAAGACACTAAATTAGGAGTGAGCTCCTAAACTCTAAAACTCtattaaaaattgagaaaatattAGTGAAATACCTAATAGTTAGATTATATTTCTTCATTTACAAATTCAACCCTTCAAAGGCAAgcaaaagtaataatttttatatataaaatcacttaaatattttttatttttcgttatttataatatttctttcttttttttgttattatctttttctatttatcttttttataatatcatttttaagcATTAAAAGGGAAAAGATGTTGGATtagcttttttatttatttttatatttctattttataaaaaaataaatctattcctttttttatttttaaaagctGCTATctctaaagaaagaaaagaaactttaTATACTTGTCTCTTTTCTCTATCTCACTTATTATTTTAggtgaaaaatatatattatttttttcttcatgtgaatgcattaaaaataaaaaattaatttttaatttttaatttggataaattaaaatatattttatatttttccttttgatttcttaaaaaataaaaagtaaaaaatattatcaataaaagagaatacaaaattatttaaaagaataacattaaatcatgaataaggcacataaaattttatttcataaaaccAACCACAaacattatattaaatatttttaatcagTTTAAATACTTAactgaataaaaaatattttaaatactaaaattgtAAACATGTACTTAAATTTGtatctatttataaaaaaaaattaaaataattaaatttctctaaaattctatattttaacttatacTTCAGcctaaaagtatttatatattattttaaagtcattttcatatatttacaatccaaaaaaataatcttaattttaatagataaCTGAAAGTActattagtttttctttgactacaatatatttttagacgCAGAAATAtctgaatattatatataagtttatatattatataatttctgtGGAGGAAAAGgcacaaaattataaaataaataaaatagggAGATTCGGCTTCGTCCTGGCCCCCTTGTATTTCCTCAAAAACTGACAATAATAAGTACACATAGGTAATCTCATTGACCAAACTACCATTAATCAGTTGTCTACTTCAGGACAAAATCGTAAATGTCATGGTCTTAATAACACTACCTAATTAAGATTTTGGTAAATAAAAGCAGCCCCGGTACCAGTATCAGTTTTGACAAAAACAAGGCAaggcagagagagagagagagagagggagagagagggaCAGAGTTAGAGGTATCTGTTTTATATTCTTGATTTTGTTCAATTTGCCGTTTCTTTCTTATAAATCAATGCTATtgccattttctttctttttcttgtggCTCTGTGTTTGTGGGTTTTTGTGATTGGTAACTTTAGATCCTTTAAATCTTTTTGTACAATTCTTATTGTTAGTtgcttttttttgtttgaattggGTTCTAAGTGATTGATGTGTTTGTGATTAGTCTTAAGGGGAAATAGATGGCTTCAGATCCAAAGATATTAAACTTCGAAGAGGTGGCTAAACACAACAAACTCAAGGATTGCTGGCTTGTTATCTCTGGCAAGGtctgtttttgttttcttttcttttacataaGATCAGAAGATATGAATATTTCTAGATTGAATTTGAGAGAATTTCACAGGAACATGTATTATAGGATTACATTTTAGCTGGACTATCGTGATTGGGATCTTTGTGTTTGATTGTAGTTTTCTTGATATCACTGCTTGTCACATGCTGTAGAAACTGATCATGGGTTTAAATTCAATTGGCATATGAAGTTTTGAGCTTGAATTATTCTTAAAAGGGATAATATGTTTGCagctaaaaataataataattaaagttGTCATATGCTAAAATAAAGGAATGATGAAACATCTTGTACATTCATTCTATATTTAATGATCCCTTGGGTGTCACTTTTGATTATGAATAGATGAAAACCCTTGCTCAGTTTTTTCATATGAAGTTATGTATGCGTAAATGATGGGTAGgcatttaaattataatttgactTATGCGTCATGATAGTTACACCATAGGAACACATAAATAATGATGGAAAATTGGTGTTTGAAACTTTTTTTTCTCGACATCCCAGTTCATTTTTGAAACTTATCTGCATGCCTTGTAGTTTTGTTTTGATGTGATGGTTTAGAACATCTTGTTGCATACAGTACAATTCATGTTTCTCTCCCATAAGGTATAAATGTTAGTAATGCATTTATAAGTAATATTCTTTAACATCAGTTTTTGCCCGTCTTTGATTTTGTCACATGTGAATGCTTGAATAGTATATAGTTGATTAAAGTTTTGAGCTTCATGTTCAGGTTTACGATGTCACCCCATTCATGGATGATCATCCTGGAGGAGATGATGTTTTACTGTCATCGACTGGTAATTTTATGTTTGTAGTTGTAGCTTATGTTGGTATAGTTGTTCTTTAATTAACCAAACGATATATGATTTTTGAGATTGCACATGAGGCTTTCTTTGGAATTTTGCAGGGAAAGACGCAACAAATGATTTTGAAGATGTGGGTCATAGTGACTCGGCCAGAGATATGATGGAAAAATACTACATTGGTGAAATAGATTCAGCCACTATTCCGCTAAGACGCACCCACATTCCTAAACCACAAGCCAACTACAATCAAGACAAGAGTTCAGAGTTTCTAATAAAGATCTTGCAGTTTCTTGTGCCACTGTTGATCTTAGGCTTAGCCTTCGCAGTCCGACACTACACCAAGAAAGAGTAGGCTTTGCCCAGTACTCTATTTTAAGGGAAAACTGTGTTTGCACTCTTTAAATTTCCAaactttcttccttttttcttttttctctaaatttaCCTGCAATACTGTCACAATATTCATAGTTCCCTAGGGACCATAATATCAAGGAGTTCATTTCAAAGAAGCTGTAGTATTATTGGTGATAGGACATTGTTTGCCTCTGTTGGATTATAAACGCGTTTACATTTCATTTTGTTGGATGATAACTggctttcttattttcttttctggctTCTCTTGATGTGGCTTCTACTACAATTCACTACTGTGGCCTTTTATCAcaagttttttagaataatttctcAGTTCCCTTCATGCTAAAATGTTAACCATTGTGCTGCATTTGCAAGCCATGGTAAAACAAGATTCAGAATGTTCAACTGATGCTTATAAAAGAGTCCTCTTAGTAAGATGTTATTATGTTCTGTTGACTGAAAATGGGCTGCAATAAGCCTGCCTGCCCGCAGTTCCAGAGCATGATACATTTACTGGAAATTCAAGAAAACATAGCATTGCTGCAAAATAATTTAGAACTAATTATACATCACATTTATTTCAGCGATCAAGGAACTAAATGTCAGCGTAATCCTGCTACGGTTGAATAATCTCCACCAGTGCTAATTTACACAAATTATTACTAATGACCTTCATGGTTGGGAAGAAGAATTCAAGGAGCAAATTGTTGCAGTATGGCGTTCCTCATTTCTTCCTACTGTTTAACATTGCTATGGTAGTGAAGTTGTTTCAGAAATGGGCAATCAGTTAAGCATATGATTTTAGCACCTTAAGCACCATGCAGCTTAACTGACAATGAATAGCCTCTTTGAGTGCTTGTTTCAAGCAAGGCATGAGGAGACTTAAATTCTCCTTGGAACAAAAAGGATTTAGCACATAAATAGGTAGACATGCTCGAAAAGCTGCCATCAAAAAGAAGACTCTATCTTTCCATGCAGGTTGACCACCAAGTCATGTGCATCATCTAAGAGCTTCCATACATCGAGTTGCCCGGCCATACTATTGCACTCTCTTAAAATCTCATCCATGCTGTAATACTTTTGTATAATCAGTTTCCTCCTCTGCAATACTGAAGCTGCAATAGCATAAAGCAACAAATCATCTGTTGGTGGTGCAAGCTCTCTAATTCTGCTCCATGCAGACTTGCCAATTCTAGCTCTTATGGCTGCCTGATCAGCCCACATCACCTCCCAGAGACAAATTGTCTGTTCAAAAGTCAACTCCCTCCTAAACAGCACCACCACCATCCTATAAACGAAAAAGCAATCCTCAGCCTGGAGTTTCTCTAAGTGGCTGTAGAGGCGTGAGTCTTTGCATTTGATAATCTTGGACACAATATTCAATTGCCTTCGGATTCCCACCTCATCTAGCCTAAAATTATGGCGAGCTTTCTTCATGAAACCCACAAAGCACCAGAAAGCCTCATGATCCTCTGTCATGACAGCAATAATTGGAGAAAGTAAATCACTCATGCCCTGGCAGTAGCCAATTTCAGGGTCATAGAGTGCATAGGCTTCAAGAATAGCAACTAAGCGGGCAGCATGGAAAATCCTGCAGGGTTCTAGGTGATCATAGTCCTTTAATCCGACAGTTTCTGCAGAACGGTATGCTCCATCCTTTGATACTGAAGCCTGAGAAGGAGAGTAAGGTATCCATTCTGAATTAGCACGCACTGCATCAACACGAATAATCCGCTGCCACGTGATGAAATTTTCAGTGGCATGTCGGTTTGATTGGAGATTGGTTGAGCGAGAAATATCCTCTTTGGAAGGCACaccagggtcattttcttccCTGCCTTCTGAAGAGGATGCTGAATTGATGACTTCAGAGTCTGAATCAGATGACTGAGTATTTGGTGCAGAGGCACCAGAGCTTGTCACTTGTTGCCCTGAATTATCATCACCTTCCAACAGTGTACTTGAGGGATTATGAGAATGCTCAACATCTTCACTCTTATTCTCACTGGAAAGAGATTCCTTGGCACTAACATCATCATAGCCAGAAGCACATGTTTCTTGAACAAGACTTTTGCTGTCCCCGTTGCTTTTTTCACCACTGTCATTCAACTTAAGGCTCTCATTGCTAGATTTGAGTAGCTGTGAACACTGTCTGCGGAGCTTCTCATATTCCTTCCTGTAGATACAGATTGTCAAATAGGGAAACCATGAGAATAAAAGCCAAAATTGTAGAAACAAAAGACTACATTTAGGGCTGACAATCAACTAAATGTTAGATTTACAAcatatttaaaagaagaaCTTGATTTCTTAGAATGAGCTTGGAAAAATACCTTTTCTGGCTTCTTATattatctctttcttctttggaGCTGTTCAAGTCATAGCTATTAAAATGGAGAGAAGAAGAGATCAGTCATTGTGTTAACATTGTCCAAGGAAAAAAGTTACTGTATGAACCATTATTATCCAGCATGAAGTGCCCAAAGAGATCAACACTTAAGATTCAACAAAGCAAAAACTGCAATTAACTGCAGGATATAATACCAAGATGGTGGAactaaacaaatataaaattgcatACCAACCCAATTCTTTCACTTATAAAAACCCAActacaaataatatatataaagaacaGATAGGTGGTAGAAAGCAGAATCCATACTATCAAAAATAACATTACACATTACATAATTGAGATGAATGAGGAAAATTAGCTTATAGTATACAAATTCTGAATGCCAGAACAAACTACTAAGCAAAATTGGACCCGGCATCTGGATTTCGAGGAGGAAATCAATTAGAATTCTTCCGAATATTACGGACAAAAAGAACCCTTCAAAGATGGTGATAGTTGAGTTGAGAGACAAAGTCTGTAATTAAAATAGCAGCAACAATCACAACAATAACACAAATACCAATTAGACCAAGACAAGGTTATAACATGCTTACACTCCAAGGAGGAAAGGCCAAACTTCTGCTCTAATACTTGGATCTACACCCTACATGAGAAACATTAAAGATAAATGTTCCCATTGCtgtagcaaaaaaaaaaaagaaaaaacaagaaCAGGGACTATCATTACTCACTCCGCTCCGaacttttttcaaaaaacttGCTCCACCATCAATGAGTTTCCCATCTGGTGTAAACATACTTTTCCATTGCTCAGAAGAAAGtgtatgttttcttttcctaccGGACCACGGTGATTTAAGATGGCCTCTGAAATGAAACAACAATTATAGGATTAGTATTCtttaagaatcaagaatccACTTCTTTTGAACTAGTACACAACCATAAGTAGATttgcaaagaaaaaattaaattaaaaatatagcaagaacaaaatatcattttaagtAAGGGCACAGCTAGTAGCAACTAGCAACTGCCATTCTTTTCCGTAGAACAAAatgggaaagaaaaaaaaaaagaatatttgcATGGTTAAATTGTGTGTAATTGAAGCAAAATCATGCCTATTAATCTATAAGTCCTAAAACAGTATGATGCGTTGAAAATAAGATAAACCCATCCATTATGTCacttttatcaaaagaaataaaataccGAAGAGCTAAATCTTTTATCCAGTGCCATTAAATCAACAAAACCTCTAGTTACCCTCGTTACAGGTTTCGCCTCGATTACCTGCTGGTCGTGTAGAATATAGCGGCGAACACGGCAATTCCGGCCAAGGCCGTGACGGCAACTGCAGTTCTGGACTGTGGAGCAGCAACAGCCCACCAGAAACCTCCCCCAAAGCCGCCAGAAAGAGGGCTTCCATTTGGGTTGTTGTTGCCGCCGGTGTTAAACATTGAATAATGGATCCGAACGGAATCGCATGTGGTTTCTGTTGGTATATATAAAGGAAAAGGAATATGAAATGGATTGACgtgagagagaaagagagatgaACGCGTGATGTTGttattagggtttgattccttgtaagattttttattactttctcTCCGACGAAGGAAAGAAGACAATTCTTTGTTATTATTCAAGAGAGTAAAGACCGCAGGATGCAAGTGAGACCATGAGagtgaagaaagtaataataataaagcttaattaacaattaagtaTTAGCTtaacaatttttaataaattttatctaattatcttaaaactctaaaataaatatttatactttcaattttttaaaaattatttttcaataccAATCTTTAGAATTGCGTGGTAAAAAAGATAATGTGGTAagtcaattttatttacaaaaaaataattattattaatcaacaaaaatattttatccaaacttaataatataacCGTTACAGATCGTACATATATGCATTTTTTTAcatatcttatatttaaatattggaaaatttttattgacttgctatttttttttttaataaacagAATTGACTTACCACGCTATGTTTTtcatgataaaattttaaaaactattgtcgaaattttatttttaaaaataaattggaagtatggatatttattttaaaattttaaataattgaataaaattattagaaaatataaaatttaaaaattaattatttattagatctaataataataacaataataataaaagaaaaaagaaatttaataagagGTACCTTTCTTACCGGTTTTCagtatttaattgttttaagaAAGTAATAacaatcattaatttttattcaattttcacAAGTATAAAACTATAACTagattgaagaaaataaataattgatgcattataaaaatcaaattaagtaacattcacatttaaaattataaaatataaaagccGACATAAAATATTAGGTCATTTGGTATTGGCATAAGTTTTTTGtcgttttagttttcattctctcatttttttaagaatataaaatataattattttaaaaggaaataactatttttttaaataaaaaaatatgtattttcaCACCTTAAAAAATCATGAAGAGTaggttttataattttttatttttttttctttagaaaaattttaacaaatactaaaaaatgatATGAAAGAAGTTCTGACTTATTGTTTAAATTGTCTGTTGGAAATTCCACTTTTCAAATAAACATcagaaaattatattatatgtatgtataaaatttcatttcattctatataataatattttcataattatatcTTAAATTAGACATATTAAGCATATAAAGCttattatattctatttaatattcaaTGAATGATTTTGTATAGAATCTCATAGACAATCAaccttatatataatatttggtaaatatataattataaacacTCTCTTTTCGAATCTAGATATTAagagaattatagaaaatctAATGATAAAAATCTTTGTTTCTCCTGAATCCCACGGATTGAAAAAAATCGAAGTCTCAATTAGGGTTAAAAGTAATCGAACCAAAATCTTacttttcaaaattagaaacatCCAAATTGGATTAAATTGACTAGAATAATCAGCTTTGGGTCAAAATTAGTCAAATGACCAAATCCATGGGCTAAATTATAAAGTTTCATGAGTCTGTCAACCttcagagccaattggctctatataTAGCCGATCGGCCGTACACAGAGCTGGTATGTTCTGCACAGTGTCAGTTGACTCAAAACTCAATTTTTTGATCATTTTCGTTGTTTTATCGATTTTAAACACCTATAATTGTCAAAATCAACtttctaaaagaata
The Ricinus communis isolate WT05 ecotype wild-type chromosome 1, ASM1957865v1, whole genome shotgun sequence DNA segment above includes these coding regions:
- the LOC8258029 gene encoding rab GTPase-activating protein 22; translation: MFNTGGNNNPNGSPLSGGFGGGFWWAVAAPQSRTAVAVTALAGIAVFAAIFYTTSRGHLKSPWSGRKRKHTLSSEQWKSMFTPDGKLIDGGASFLKKVRSGGVDPSIRAEVWPFLLGVYDLNSSKEERDNIRSQKRKEYEKLRRQCSQLLKSSNESLKLNDSGEKSNGDSKSLVQETCASGYDDVSAKESLSSENKSEDVEHSHNPSSTLLEGDDNSGQQVTSSGASAPNTQSSDSDSEVINSASSSEGREENDPGVPSKEDISRSTNLQSNRHATENFITWQRIIRVDAVRANSEWIPYSPSQASVSKDGAYRSAETVGLKDYDHLEPCRIFHAARLVAILEAYALYDPEIGYCQGMSDLLSPIIAVMTEDHEAFWCFVGFMKKARHNFRLDEVGIRRQLNIVSKIIKCKDSRLYSHLEKLQAEDCFFVYRMVVVLFRRELTFEQTICLWEVMWADQAAIRARIGKSAWSRIRELAPPTDDLLLYAIAASVLQRRKLIIQKYYSMDEILRECNSMAGQLDVWKLLDDAHDLVVNLHGKIESSF
- the LOC8258030 gene encoding cytochrome b5: MASDPKILNFEEVAKHNKLKDCWLVISGKVYDVTPFMDDHPGGDDVLLSSTGKDATNDFEDVGHSDSARDMMEKYYIGEIDSATIPLRRTHIPKPQANYNQDKSSEFLIKILQFLVPLLILGLAFAVRHYTKKE